The Acomys russatus chromosome 3, mAcoRus1.1, whole genome shotgun sequence genome has a window encoding:
- the Tnnc1 gene encoding troponin C, slow skeletal and cardiac muscles, whose product MDDIYKAAVEQLTEEQKNEFKAAFDIFVLGAEDGCISTKELGKVMRMLGQNPTPEELQEMIDEVDEDGSGTVDFDEFLVMMVRCMKDDSKGKSEEELSDLFRMFDKNADGYIDLDELKMMLQATGETITEDDIEELMKDGDKNNDGRIDYDGEQLGGPGPLLFVLYQLLPL is encoded by the exons ATGGATGATATCTACAAGGCTGCG gTAGAGCAGTtgacagaagaacagaagaatG AGTTCAAGGCTGCCTTTGATATCTTTGTCCTGGGAGCGGAGGATGGCTGCATCAGCACCAAGGAGCTGGGCAAGGTGATGAGGATGCTGGGCCAGAACCCCACACCTGAGGAGCTGCAGGAGATGATCGATGAAGTGGACGAGGATG GCAGCGGCACAGTGGACTTCGATGAGTTCCTTGTCATGATGGTTAGGTGCATGAAGGATGACAGCAAAGGGAAGTCTGAAGAGGAGCTGTCGGATCTCTTCCGCATGTTTGACAA AAATGCCGATGGCTACATTGACTTAGATGAACTGAAGATGATGCTGCAGGCCACAGGCGAGACCATCACAGAAGATGACATTGAGGAGCTCATGAAAGACGGCGACAAGAACAACGATGGCCGGATTGACTATGACGGTGAGCAGCTGGGAGGACCAGGTCCCCTGCTGTTCGTCCTCTACCAGCTCTTACCTCTCTGA